A DNA window from Aestuariispira ectoiniformans contains the following coding sequences:
- a CDS encoding glutathione S-transferase N-terminal domain-containing protein encodes MPQYQPIELYTWSTPNGRKISIMLEECGIPYNVHPVNIGEGEQHDPEFLKISPNNKIPAIVDPDGPGGAPMELFESGAILYYLAEKTGKFMPITPKGRFIVMEWLMWQMGGVGPFLGQAHHFRRFAPEKIPYAIERYTKEAKRLYSVLDKRLAESRYLAGMNYSIADIATYPWTARWEWQGIDWDDYPNARRWFDELSARPAVEKGMNVPS; translated from the coding sequence ATGCCGCAATATCAGCCGATTGAGCTCTACACTTGGAGTACCCCTAACGGGCGCAAGATTTCCATCATGCTTGAGGAATGTGGGATTCCCTACAATGTTCACCCGGTCAATATCGGAGAAGGTGAGCAACATGATCCGGAGTTCTTAAAAATCAGTCCCAACAACAAAATCCCGGCAATCGTGGACCCGGATGGTCCAGGTGGTGCCCCGATGGAGCTTTTTGAAAGCGGGGCGATTCTTTACTACCTGGCGGAAAAGACCGGTAAATTCATGCCGATCACGCCGAAAGGCCGTTTCATCGTTATGGAATGGCTGATGTGGCAAATGGGCGGGGTCGGCCCGTTTCTGGGGCAGGCACATCATTTTCGGCGCTTTGCACCGGAAAAAATACCCTATGCAATAGAGCGCTATACAAAGGAAGCCAAACGGCTCTATAGCGTTCTGGACAAGCGCCTCGCCGAAAGCCGGTATCTGGCGGGTATGAATTACAGCATTGCCGATATCGCAACCTATCCCTGGACCGCCCGGTGGGAATGGCAGGGAATCGACTGGGATGATTATCCGAATGCGAGGCGCTGGTTCGATGAATTGTCTGCGCGCCCGGCTGTTGAAAAAGGCATGAATGTCCCTTCTTGA